The DNA segment AGTAATTAGAAAAACTTTTGATCCCAAGAAAAAGCAATAGTTCTAGTACTTTTAGATACTATTGTGAAAGCTCATCTGTACTTTTACCCTGTGTAAGCATCTTGTGTTTGATAGTCATTCAAATCTAAGATTAGTGTTCTCGAATACGAATTACTGTGCGTTTTGATATAGTTACACTTTTTCCTGACTGTTTTACCTCAGTTCTTAGCTCTGGCCTGCTGGGTAAAGCTCTTGCCAAACAGATTGCCCAAGTGAATTTGGTAAATCCCAGAGATTTCACTACAGATAAACACCGCAAGGTAGATGACGAACCTTATGGTGGCGGTGTAGGGATGTTGATGAAACCAGAACCAATTTTTAGTGCTGTAGAGTCGCTGCCGATTTTAGAGCGCCGAGAAGTTATTTTGATGAGTCCCCAAGGTCAAACAATTAATCAGCCGCTATTACGAGAATTGGTCAGCAATTATGAGCAATTAGTAGTAATTTGTGGGCATTACGAAGGGGTAGATGATAGGGTATTACATTTAGTCACCCGTGAAGTATCTTTGGGAGATTTCATCCTCACAGGGGGAGAAATTCCGGCAATGGCATTAATTAATGGTGTGGTGCGATTGTTACC comes from the Nostoc sp. PCC 7120 = FACHB-418 genome and includes:
- the trmD gene encoding tRNA (guanosine(37)-N1)-methyltransferase TrmD, which produces MRFDIVTLFPDCFTSVLSSGLLGKALAKQIAQVNLVNPRDFTTDKHRKVDDEPYGGGVGMLMKPEPIFSAVESLPILERREVILMSPQGQTINQPLLRELVSNYEQLVVICGHYEGVDDRVLHLVTREVSLGDFILTGGEIPAMALINGVVRLLPGTVAKTESLTAESFEEGLLDYPQYTRPANFRGWKVPDVLLSGNHAAIAQWRYEQQIKRTSDRRPDLLEKWQQEKKQGSREQGAREAGGVGGEITTDD